Sequence from the Gemmatimonadota bacterium genome:
CGCGGTCAGGCCGAAGAAGATCCAGTCGGCAAACACTACGTAGTCCAGCAGGGCGCCGTAGGTCCCCGAGAAGAGCAGGAGAATGGCCCAGGCGCCTTGCACCACGATTGCCGCGACCGGCGTGCGCCAGGTCGGATGCAGCGTCGCGAACGACTTGAAGAAGAGCCCATCGCGCGCCATCGCCTGATAGACGCGGGGCGAGACGAGGATCACCAGGTTCAGGAAGCCGAAGGTCGAGGCCACGATCCCCGCGGCGATCAGCCGCCGTCCGCTCTCGCCCGCGATCCCCGCCATCGTTTCGGCCGCGGGCGCGTGGCTTGCCGCCAGTCCGGCCGGGCCGAGCACCCGCAGGTACGCCACGTTCACCAGCAGATACGCCACCACCACGCCGATCACGCCGAGGATCAACGCGCGCGGAAGATCGCGCTCCGGATCGCGCAGCTCCTCGGCGATGAAGTTGGTCTGCTGCCATCCGCCAAAGGCGAAGAGCACCGGCACCAGTGCCGCACCGACCTTGAGCAGCGTCGACCCCGCCTCGATCGGCGCCTCCGCCTGGTTCACCGCGGCTGGCGCCGAGAACGCCGCGATCACCAGCACCGCAATGGCCAGCAGCTTGAGCAGCGTGAAGACGTTCTGGGTCCACGCCGCCGGCTTGACGCCGATCACGTTGATCGCGGTCAGCAGCACAATCGCTCCGGCTGCCAGCATCGGCTGCTGCCCGGCGGGGAGCCCGAAGAGGTCGGTGGCGTACCCCGCAAAGGTCATCGCCACCGCCGCGATGGCCCCGGTCGCCATGATGAGCAGCAGCGCCCAGCCGTAGAGGAAGCCGGCCAGTGGCCCGAAGGCTTCCCGTAGATAGGCGTAACCGCCACCGGCAAGCGGCCGGCGTCGGCCCAGTTCGGCGAAGACGAAGGCACCCAGCAGGGCAATCACCGCGCCCAGCACCCAGACCAGCAGGGTGCCGTTGCGGCTCCCCATTCGGGCGGCCACCACCGAAGGATTGAGGAAGATCCCCGACCCGATAATCCCGCCGATGACCATCATGGTGGCGGAGAAGAGTCCCAAGGTCCGGGCATAACCGACGGGGGGCGGTGTCGTCACGGTGGTGGGGGGCTCCCGGCGCGCGGGTCAGGGTGAGGAGTGGGGGGTGGCGCGGAGCAAGTCCGGAGGATGGCGCAGTGGGGCCCCCGGCACAAGGCGACCCCCCTGCGGCTACTTTTCCGCCGCTCGCGGTCG
This genomic interval carries:
- a CDS encoding amino acid permease — protein: MTTPPPVGYARTLGLFSATMMVIGGIIGSGIFLNPSVVAARMGSRNGTLLVWVLGAVIALLGAFVFAELGRRRPLAGGGYAYLREAFGPLAGFLYGWALLLIMATGAIAAVAMTFAGYATDLFGLPAGQQPMLAAGAIVLLTAINVIGVKPAAWTQNVFTLLKLLAIAVLVIAAFSAPAAVNQAEAPIEAGSTLLKVGAALVPVLFAFGGWQQTNFIAEELRDPERDLPRALILGVIGVVVAYLLVNVAYLRVLGPAGLAASHAPAAETMAGIAGESGRRLIAAGIVASTFGFLNLVILVSPRVYQAMARDGLFFKSFATLHPTWRTPVAAIVVQGAWAILLLFSGTYGALLDYVVFADWIFFGLTAATLFALRRADGDRVVPFLVPLHPWTTLAFVAAAAYVVLGSLASNPGNALRGGGLLLLGIPVFLYWRQRAATT